Genomic window (Bacteroidota bacterium):
GAAAGGGAAAGCCAAATTGGCAGTTGGCTTTCGATAATTTTGTCAGGCTTTTTCTCTTCAATTTACTTTTTACGGATAATTGTCAGTCCATCCCTCAAAGGGAAAATAACCTTTTCCACCCTTTTGTCATTCAGCACCATTTCATTGAATTCCAGTATCCCTCGGGTCGAACCGTCGGGCCGAGTAGCTTCGGTAACAACTTTCCCGCTCCACAAAACATTATCAGCCAGGATAAAACCTCCTGGACGAACCTTATCAAAAACCAGATTATAG
Coding sequences:
- a CDS encoding class I SAM-dependent methyltransferase, which produces DKIKLHLGDALSLIPQLNYSFDLVFIDGEKNEYSAYYNLVFDKVRPGGFILADNVLWSGKVVTEATRPDGSTRGILEFNEMVLNDKRVEKVIFPLRDGLTIIRKK